GAACTTTTGAATCCAGACCATAGAGCTTTACCTatttctctgcctctctttttcttcttgatgaTGTGGAATTAAACCTCTTCAATTTACTTCCTGACATTCATACCTAAAGTACaccaaggaattcattcactacttgCAATTGGCAGGCAGAttttcagccacttccaggaaagcagcatcCATCACATGTAATGacttcttgggaagacaaacaccattACTCTCAGCATgcccctccctccttctttccccacaGCTTtaattgctgagcatgacatccTATGGCACGGAATATCCCTGTGGTCAGTTCAGGTCAGCTGTCCTTGCTGggtcctctcccagctccatgtgcaccctcagcctcctccccGGCAGGGCAGCATGTGAAATGTTCCGCTTGAAATCTCTCATGGGGAAAGGTTGGATACATTGGAGACCAAGAACAGTGTGGCAAAGGAATCGGAGTTTGACTACGAGTCAATCTCTTTCTTTTACAGATAGAGGAGCTGGAGAGAAAGGTTCTGGAGTAGcttttccccagctgagctACGGTTCAGAATTACCTCCTGTCACATCAGTCCTCCACTAAGCAGCAGTTATAACAGGTGAGTGTGAACAGGCACGCCCTGATCACATCTTGGaccctgcagcctgggctctgGAGAGTACCAGAAGTGTACATTCTGGAATGTACAAGAAGGGCAGGCATGGTGGAAAATACCAAAATTGCCTTAAGAGAACCATGGCCAGGATGGAAAAATACTAATGAACCGTCAATCATCTTGCAGTCCTAAAAACAGTAGTCCTCAGTGAAGAGTCCCTTGAGCTCTCCAAGGACTGCAGTGAGCTGCACCCTTGATCTGCCCCCGAGCTGGGGGAAGTGCATCTCAGGGCTGACACCTCAAGGAACAAGCTCATCCATGCGCAAACGCCGAAGAGGAAGTAGGGTGAGTAATTCACTCTAGGGGGTAATGTGTATGCATGCAACTGGATTTGGACATCCCCAGGACCCATCATTAGGTCTTGGATGAACCTTGCCATTCTCAAACCTTTAGACCTTTTGGACCAGGCAGAGGACTTCACAAAGGGGGAAATAAATCACTCCCCAGCTTCCCTTCCATCTGCCTGATGGAAGGTGCCCACTCTGTTCTGTGAGACTGCAGAGTCACAGGTTTCCTGTGAATACCTGGCTTTAGTTCTTTCCCTCTGGATGAGCTCACTGTGGGAGATATCTCACATTCATGGGGGATGTAGTCACTGCCCACCCTAGGCTTTGCTGTCCCTGGAAGTACCCTgggctgtgcaggcagctcCAGATTCCCCTCCTGAAGGACATCATCTGTGGGTCACATGTGGGAACAGCCCTGGTTATGTAATGCAGTGAACAtttgcttcctctgctctcagcagacATCCATGGATGAGTCTTAAAACTAGCCCTTGATCTCTGACAGGTCACAATGTGATGATGAGAATGTCCTCCTGAATAGAAGGAAGAACAGACCTTTCTGAGGAGCAATTCTTTCGGCCTTTTCTTGACACTTGTTTGGGAAGGAAAGCCCAGCCTTCACGCATTGCACTGGGGTAATTCAATTTTATTACAGAGATGCTATGAGAGAGTCTTCACTGACTCACTCACACTGTTAGATGCACATTTATGCAGCCTCCATATGGGACAGAACTGGTTTATTCATTTATAGAAGtggggggaataaaaaaaaaaaaaaaaaaaaaaaacatttatgtagGAACACAAGGAGCAAAACCAGTCataatgacaacaacaacaacaacaacaacaacaacaacaaatagattacataataataatgagaacaacaaaaacacaagccTGGAAGGGGATGCACTGAGATTCATCCCTGGAGAGTGAAGGGATCTTTATGAGTACTATAAAACCTCCCCGAAATCAGTTTGCTAACTGCATCCTTGAGACccttgttcctcatgctgtagatgagagATATATAtcatgagaaaaagcaaaacacatgcCTGGAAGAGGATTACTGAGATTCATTTGTGGAGAGTGAAGGGATCTTTATAAGTACTGAAAAACATCCATGAAATCAATTTCCTAACTCCATCCttcagctcctggttcctcatgctgtagatgagggggttcactgctggaggcaccaccgaATACAGAACTGCCAGCAAAAGATCAAGGAATGGGGAAGAGATGGAGGagggcttcaggtaggcaaatGTGGCAGTACTAAGAAACAGGGAGACTacggccaggtgagggaggcaggtggaaaaggctttgtgacGTCCCTGCTGTGAGgggatcctcagcacagccctgaagatctgcacataggacacaacaaggaaaataaaacacccaAATAATACACAAGCACTAAGCACAAGAAGCCCAGTTTCCTGGAGGTAAtcatctgagcaggagagcttgaggatctggggaatttcacagaagaactggtccaaaGCATTGCCATGgcagagggggagggaaaaggtattggcagtgtgcagcacagcatagAGCAAAgtactgccccaggcagctgctgccatgtaGACACAAGTTCTGCTGTTCATTATTGTCCCATAGTGCAGGGGTTTGCAGATTGCAATGTAGCGGTCATAGGCCATGATGGTGAGGAGAGAAAACTCTGCTGTGAGAAAGACAACAAACATAAAGACCTGGGCAGCACAACCTGCGTAGGAAATGGCGCTGGTGTCCCACAGGGagttggccatggctttggggacaaTGGTGGTGATAGTACCCAGGTcaaggagggcgaggttgaagaggaagaagtacatggggatgtggaggcggtggtcgcaGGCTATGGCTGTGAGGATGAGACcattgcccaggagggcagccaggtagatgcccaggaagagcgcaaagtgcaggagctgcagctcccgtgtGTCTGCGAATGTCAGGAGGAGGAACTCTttggggaagctgctgttggACGTTTGCTGCTTCTTTGCATGGTTGCCTGtccatggaggaaaaaagagagacaagTTAGGCTAAATTTTCTGAGCAACCCACCTGCTTCTCTAACAGAAATCACTGTCCCCTGAGCTGAATGAAGAATATGTGTGCTCATT
The DNA window shown above is from Oxyura jamaicensis isolate SHBP4307 breed ruddy duck unplaced genomic scaffold, BPBGC_Ojam_1.0 oxyUn_random_OJ64826, whole genome shotgun sequence and carries:
- the LOC118159011 gene encoding olfactory receptor 14C36-like: NHAKKQQTSNSSFPKEFLLLTFADTRELQLLHFALFLGIYLAALLGNGLILTAIACDHRLHIPMYFFLFNLALLDLGTITTIVPKAMANSLWDTSAISYAGCAAQVFMFVVFLTAEFSLLTIMAYDRYIAICKPLHYGTIMNSRTCVYMAAAAWGSTLLYAVLHTANTFSLPLCHGNALDQFFCEIPQILKLSCSDDYLQETGLLVLSACVLFGCFIFLVVSYVQIFRAVLRIPSQQGRHKAFSTCLPHLAVVSLFLSTATFAYLKPSSISSPFLDLLLAVLYSVVPPAVNPLIYSMRNQELKDGVRKLISWMFFSTYKDPFTLHK